One Chroococcidiopsis sp. TS-821 genomic window carries:
- the prfC gene encoding peptide chain release factor 3, with product MTSIDLQPELHAEVERRRNFAIISHPDAGKTTLTEKLLLYGGAIHEAGSVKARRAQRKATSDWMAMEQQRGISITSTVLQFEYKNCQINLLDTPGHQDFSEDTYRTLAAADNAVMLIDAAKGLEPQTRKLFEVCKMRQLPIFTFINKLDRPGREPLELLDEIEQELGLQTYAINWPIGMGDRFKGVFDRNQQQIHLYSRVEHGSREAVDTVIDVGDPKIEELLEQDLYYQLKDELELLDELGAELDQDLVHQGKMTPVFFGSAMTNFGVDLFLNFFLEYALKPGSRKSTAGEIAPTYPEFTGFVFKLQANMDPKHRDRVAFVRVCTGKFEKDMTVNHARTGKTIRLSRPQKLFAQDRESIDTAFPGDVIGLNNPGVFAIGDTIYTGQKIEYEGIPCFSPELFATLRNPNPSKFKQFHKGVSEIREEGAIQIMYSADESKRDPILAAVGQLQFEVVQFRLQQEYGVETQLELLPYTVARWVVNGWEALAKVGRLFNTVTVKDSWGRPVLLFRNEWNCQQLQEDHPELELTAIAPMISGQQPVDG from the coding sequence ATGACATCTATTGACCTTCAGCCTGAATTGCACGCAGAGGTAGAACGTCGGCGTAACTTTGCAATTATTTCTCACCCAGACGCAGGAAAAACAACACTAACAGAAAAACTATTACTTTACGGTGGAGCAATTCACGAAGCAGGCTCGGTAAAAGCACGACGCGCACAGCGGAAAGCAACATCAGACTGGATGGCAATGGAGCAACAGCGAGGAATTTCAATTACCTCAACCGTCTTGCAGTTTGAATATAAAAATTGTCAAATCAACCTGCTGGATACACCAGGACACCAAGATTTTAGCGAAGACACATACCGCACGCTGGCAGCTGCTGATAATGCGGTGATGCTGATTGATGCGGCAAAAGGTTTAGAACCGCAAACAAGGAAGTTGTTTGAAGTTTGTAAAATGCGCCAACTTCCAATTTTTACATTTATCAACAAGCTCGATCGTCCAGGGAGAGAGCCTCTCGAACTTCTAGACGAAATTGAACAAGAGTTAGGACTACAAACCTATGCGATAAACTGGCCCATTGGGATGGGCGATCGCTTCAAAGGAGTTTTTGACCGCAATCAGCAGCAAATTCATTTGTACTCGCGCGTCGAACACGGTAGTCGCGAAGCAGTCGATACAGTTATCGACGTTGGCGACCCCAAAATAGAAGAACTTTTAGAGCAAGATTTATACTATCAACTCAAAGACGAACTCGAACTTTTAGACGAACTAGGAGCCGAACTCGACCAAGATTTAGTTCACCAAGGCAAAATGACACCCGTATTTTTTGGTAGCGCGATGACAAACTTTGGTGTCGATCTTTTTCTCAATTTTTTCCTCGAATACGCGCTCAAACCTGGTAGCCGTAAGAGTACAGCCGGAGAAATTGCGCCAACATATCCAGAATTTACGGGATTTGTGTTTAAACTGCAAGCAAATATGGACCCAAAACATCGCGATCGCGTTGCGTTTGTCCGCGTGTGTACAGGGAAGTTTGAAAAGGATATGACCGTCAATCACGCGCGTACTGGCAAAACCATTCGACTGTCACGTCCACAGAAATTGTTTGCCCAAGATCGCGAATCAATAGATACTGCGTTTCCTGGTGATGTTATTGGTTTGAACAATCCTGGTGTATTTGCGATTGGCGATACGATCTATACAGGTCAAAAAATCGAGTACGAAGGTATTCCTTGTTTTTCACCAGAATTATTTGCGACGCTGCGCAACCCCAACCCTTCAAAATTTAAGCAATTTCACAAAGGTGTTTCGGAAATTCGCGAAGAAGGTGCAATCCAAATTATGTACTCAGCAGATGAGTCAAAACGCGATCCGATTCTCGCCGCCGTTGGACAGCTACAATTTGAAGTCGTTCAATTTCGCCTACAGCAAGAGTACGGCGTTGAAACACAGCTAGAGTTGCTACCGTACACGGTTGCGCGTTGGGTAGTCAACGGTTGGGAAGCTTTAGCCAAGGTAGGGCGCTTGTTTAACACTGTGACTGTAAAAGACAGTTGGGGACGTCCTGTGTTACTATTCCGCAATGAGTGGAATTGTCAACAACTTCAGGAGGATCATCCAGAACTAGAACTCACAGCGATCGCTCCTATGATTTCTGGTCAACAGCCTGTGGATGGATAA
- a CDS encoding DUF4870 domain-containing protein encodes MYDSDQRKILSVLCHGSIFFSTTLVAIGIPIAALFLSSDPVVKDNAKEAINFHFNVWLYGIIIAILAFVTLGALGLILGPILFLFHWGLPILGIVQILNNPDQVYRYPFIFRVF; translated from the coding sequence ATGTACGACTCAGATCAACGGAAAATTCTTTCGGTACTCTGCCACGGATCAATTTTTTTTAGTACAACGTTAGTGGCGATAGGAATTCCAATAGCTGCATTATTTTTATCTTCAGATCCTGTGGTAAAAGATAATGCTAAAGAAGCTATTAATTTTCATTTTAATGTATGGTTGTATGGCATCATTATTGCAATTCTAGCTTTTGTGACCTTGGGCGCACTAGGGTTAATTCTAGGACCCATTTTATTTCTGTTCCACTGGGGACTGCCAATTTTAGGAATTGTACAAATCCTGAATAATCCCGATCAAGTTTATCGCTATCCTTTTATTTTTCGAGTATTTTAA
- the lpxB gene encoding lipid-A-disaccharide synthase yields MSSQVRRIFISTGEVAGDLQGALLIAALQRQAARLGWELEVVALGGEKMAAAGARILGDTSSIGSVGILEAIPFILPTLKLQKRAIAYLQQYPPDVVVLIDYAGPNLKIGKYLRQQMPNVPIAYYIAPQAWVWAISSQNTQQIINITDKLLAIFPEEARYFRQQKANVTWIGHPLVDRMQNAPSRDAARAALGISPEQTAIALLPASRRQEIKYLLPVMLQAAKTLQEKLPQVHFWIPLSLEIYRQPIEQAIARYGLQATVRSSQTLEILAAADLAITKSGTVNLEIALLDVPQVVIYRVSPITAWIARHILKFSIPFMSPPNLVEMKSIVPELLQEQATPENIVQNALDMLLNPSRRQQILADYQQMRRALGEVGVCDRAAQEILQMLLQY; encoded by the coding sequence ATGAGCAGTCAGGTGCGACGCATATTCATCAGTACAGGAGAAGTTGCCGGAGATTTACAAGGTGCGTTGTTAATCGCAGCATTACAGCGTCAAGCGGCGCGTTTAGGCTGGGAACTTGAGGTCGTCGCATTAGGTGGCGAGAAAATGGCGGCGGCGGGAGCAAGAATACTCGGAGATACCAGCAGTATTGGTTCGGTAGGAATTTTAGAAGCGATACCGTTCATTTTGCCCACGCTAAAATTGCAAAAACGCGCGATTGCTTACCTCCAGCAGTATCCTCCTGATGTCGTTGTTTTAATTGACTATGCTGGACCAAATTTAAAAATTGGCAAATACCTCCGGCAACAGATGCCAAACGTACCAATTGCTTACTACATAGCTCCACAAGCATGGGTTTGGGCAATTAGTTCTCAAAATACGCAACAAATTATCAACATTACCGACAAATTACTGGCAATTTTTCCAGAAGAAGCACGTTATTTTCGACAGCAAAAAGCAAATGTCACTTGGATAGGTCATCCTTTAGTCGATCGGATGCAAAATGCCCCTAGTCGCGATGCAGCGCGTGCCGCGTTAGGAATTTCTCCAGAACAAACTGCGATCGCACTCTTACCAGCTTCGCGCCGTCAGGAAATTAAATATCTTCTACCCGTGATGTTGCAAGCGGCGAAAACGCTGCAAGAAAAATTACCGCAAGTGCATTTCTGGATTCCATTATCGTTAGAAATTTATCGCCAACCAATCGAACAAGCGATCGCGCGTTATGGCTTGCAAGCTACGGTGCGCTCGAGTCAAACTTTAGAAATCTTAGCAGCAGCCGATCTAGCCATTACCAAATCGGGAACGGTTAATCTGGAAATTGCGCTATTGGATGTACCGCAAGTTGTGATTTATCGCGTTAGTCCCATTACGGCGTGGATTGCGCGGCATATTCTCAAGTTTTCCATTCCCTTTATGTCGCCGCCAAATTTGGTGGAAATGAAATCAATTGTGCCAGAATTACTGCAAGAGCAAGCAACACCAGAAAATATTGTCCAAAATGCTTTAGATATGTTGCTTAACCCTAGCCGTCGTCAACAAATTTTGGCAGACTATCAACAAATGCGACGCGCGTTAGGTGAAGTGGGAGTCTGCGATCGCGCAGCTCAGGAAATTCTTCAAATGTTACTGCAATATTGA
- a CDS encoding DNA cytosine methyltransferase, translating into MVRASKQQFLTTKTRPVAVDLFAGAGGFSLGIEQAGFDVLVAVERDPIHACTYAFNFPLTRVLAADVSQISGNDIREAATCAAQSWDGRIDLVFGGPPCQGFSIVGKRSLDDERNNLVFHFHRLVTELNPSYFVMENVPGMAIGQYKLWCAQLKTQFEQAGYQVQVQILNAADFGVPQRRRRLFFLGSQQGVTPVSLPNPNNTFVTVKDAIADLPDIEEFPELLFTDEVLLSDRQFWELQQKASDYVKLLRGEISSTDFSYRRLWNPQLLTSSMRTQHTANSIERFAAMLPNQRESISHLRRLDLNGLSHTLCAGTGAERGSYTSPRPIHPTRSRVISVREAARLHSFPDWFRFHQTKWHGFRQVGNAVPPLLAHAIGRQVVAALQINSMVPAALLNLGNTQLLRLRSTEATSYWMGKNSIIS; encoded by the coding sequence ATGGTTCGAGCCAGCAAGCAACAATTCCTCACTACAAAAACTCGTCCGGTCGCCGTTGATTTATTCGCGGGTGCGGGAGGATTCTCTCTGGGAATTGAACAAGCTGGGTTTGATGTATTAGTAGCGGTAGAACGCGATCCGATTCATGCGTGTACTTACGCGTTTAATTTTCCGCTGACACGGGTTTTAGCCGCAGATGTCAGCCAAATTAGCGGTAATGATATTCGAGAAGCAGCAACGTGTGCGGCTCAAAGTTGGGATGGGCGAATCGATTTAGTTTTTGGCGGTCCGCCGTGTCAAGGTTTCTCGATCGTAGGTAAGCGATCGCTGGATGACGAACGCAACAATCTAGTATTTCACTTTCATCGCTTGGTGACAGAATTAAACCCTAGCTATTTTGTGATGGAAAATGTTCCAGGAATGGCAATCGGGCAGTATAAACTTTGGTGCGCGCAACTCAAAACGCAGTTCGAACAAGCCGGATATCAAGTGCAAGTGCAAATTCTCAATGCCGCAGATTTTGGCGTTCCGCAGCGCCGACGACGATTGTTTTTTCTGGGTTCTCAGCAGGGAGTGACACCTGTGAGTTTACCCAATCCAAACAATACATTTGTCACAGTCAAAGACGCGATCGCGGATCTTCCTGATATCGAGGAATTTCCCGAATTGTTGTTTACCGACGAAGTTTTGTTAAGCGATCGCCAATTTTGGGAATTGCAACAAAAAGCTAGCGATTACGTTAAGTTGCTGCGCGGTGAAATCTCGTCAACGGACTTTTCTTATCGGCGATTGTGGAATCCGCAGTTATTAACAAGTTCAATGCGAACGCAGCATACCGCTAATAGTATCGAACGCTTTGCCGCTATGTTACCGAATCAACGCGAGTCGATCAGCCATTTACGTCGCTTAGACCTCAACGGATTGAGCCACACTTTATGCGCGGGTACAGGGGCAGAACGCGGTAGTTATACTTCTCCACGTCCGATTCATCCAACGCGATCGCGAGTGATTTCGGTGCGCGAAGCCGCACGACTACACTCTTTTCCTGACTGGTTTCGCTTTCATCAAACGAAATGGCACGGTTTTCGGCAAGTTGGGAATGCAGTACCGCCACTTTTAGCGCACGCAATCGGACGGCAAGTTGTTGCCGCTTTACAAATTAACTCGATGGTGCCCGCAGCATTATTGAATCTAGGTAACACGCAGTTACTACGATTGAGAAGTACCGAGGCAACGTCATATTGGATGGGCAAAAATAGCATTATCAGTTAA
- the hemB gene encoding porphobilinogen synthase, translating into MFPIHRPRRLRTHPQLRRMVRETVLTTSDLIYPLFAVPGEGIAKEVKSMPGVYQLSVDKIVEEAKEVYDLGIPGIILFGIPEDKDTDATGAWHDCGIVQKAATAVKEAVPDLIVIADTCLCEYTVHGHCGYLEVGDLTGRVLNDPTLELLKKTAVSQAKAGADIIAPSGMMDGFVQAIRGALDDAGYQDTPILSYAAKYASAYYGPFRDAAESAPQFGDRRTYQMDPGNAREALKEIALDIAEGADMLMVKPALAYMDIIWRVKEASNLPVAAYNVSGEYSMMKAAALNGWIDEQRVVLETLTSFKRAGTDLILTYHAKDAARWLQSL; encoded by the coding sequence ATGTTTCCCATTCATCGCCCTCGTCGCTTGAGAACGCATCCGCAGCTACGTCGGATGGTACGCGAAACTGTTTTAACAACTAGCGATTTAATTTATCCCTTATTTGCTGTGCCTGGTGAAGGTATTGCCAAAGAAGTAAAGTCGATGCCTGGTGTTTACCAGTTATCAGTGGATAAGATTGTCGAAGAAGCCAAGGAAGTTTATGATTTAGGCATTCCTGGGATTATTTTATTTGGTATTCCTGAAGATAAAGATACCGATGCAACTGGCGCATGGCACGATTGCGGAATTGTGCAAAAAGCTGCGACTGCTGTAAAAGAAGCTGTTCCAGACTTGATTGTGATTGCAGATACATGTTTGTGCGAGTACACGGTGCACGGGCATTGTGGTTATTTAGAAGTCGGCGATTTAACAGGCAGAGTCTTAAACGATCCGACACTAGAATTATTAAAGAAAACGGCAGTATCTCAAGCCAAAGCTGGTGCAGATATTATTGCGCCTTCTGGAATGATGGATGGCTTTGTACAGGCAATACGCGGTGCATTGGATGATGCAGGATATCAAGATACACCGATATTGTCTTACGCAGCAAAGTATGCTTCGGCATACTATGGTCCTTTTCGCGATGCGGCGGAATCAGCGCCCCAATTTGGCGATCGCCGAACTTATCAAATGGACCCTGGGAATGCGCGGGAAGCTTTAAAAGAAATTGCGCTGGATATTGCTGAAGGTGCAGATATGCTGATGGTAAAACCCGCACTAGCATACATGGATATTATTTGGCGCGTCAAGGAAGCAAGTAACTTACCCGTTGCAGCGTATAACGTCTCTGGCGAGTATTCCATGATGAAAGCCGCAGCGCTTAATGGCTGGATTGACGAGCAGCGCGTCGTTTTAGAAACATTAACGAGCTTTAAACGTGCTGGTACAGATTTAATTCTGACCTACCACGCTAAAGACGCAGCGCGGTGGCTGCAGTCATTATAG
- the lpxA gene encoding acyl-ACP--UDP-N-acetylglucosamine O-acyltransferase, which yields MKTLIHPTAVIHPGAELHPSVQVGPYAVIGEHVKVGSDTIVGAHVVLDGPTEIGAGNHIFPGAAIGLEPQDLKYKGAVSYVKIGDNNRIREYVTINRATGAGEATIIGNNNLLMAYVHVAHNCVIGDSVVIANAVAMAGHVHIESRATIGGVLGIHQFVHIGRLAMVGGMSRIDRDVPPYMLVEGNPARVRSLNLIGLKRAGISELDDGKVFQTLKKAFRTLYRSGLTLNQALEKLDLLQDNEHLQHLRQFLQLSQMSGRRGLIPGRTLDTRSDE from the coding sequence TTGAAAACACTGATTCATCCCACTGCTGTAATTCATCCTGGTGCAGAACTGCACCCTTCGGTACAAGTTGGTCCCTACGCAGTTATTGGCGAGCACGTTAAAGTTGGTTCAGACACGATCGTCGGCGCGCACGTTGTCTTGGATGGACCAACTGAAATTGGCGCAGGCAATCACATTTTCCCAGGCGCCGCGATCGGCTTAGAACCGCAGGATCTCAAGTACAAAGGTGCAGTTTCGTACGTCAAAATCGGTGACAACAACCGCATCCGCGAGTACGTGACGATTAACCGCGCCACAGGTGCGGGTGAAGCCACAATCATTGGTAATAATAATTTACTGATGGCGTACGTGCATGTGGCGCACAATTGTGTTATAGGTGACTCGGTAGTGATTGCGAATGCCGTGGCAATGGCAGGTCACGTTCACATTGAATCGCGCGCCACGATTGGTGGAGTTCTGGGAATTCATCAATTTGTTCATATTGGCAGGCTGGCAATGGTGGGCGGTATGAGCCGCATTGACCGCGACGTACCGCCTTATATGTTAGTCGAAGGTAATCCTGCTAGAGTGCGATCGCTCAATCTGATCGGACTCAAACGGGCAGGTATTAGCGAACTCGACGATGGAAAAGTCTTTCAAACGCTCAAAAAAGCTTTCCGCACGTTATATCGCTCTGGTTTAACGCTCAATCAAGCGTTAGAAAAATTAGACTTATTGCAAGACAACGAACACCTGCAACACCTGCGCCAATTTTTACAACTTTCGCAAATGTCAGGACGCCGAGGGTTGATTCCTGGTCGCACTCTCGACACAAGGAGTGATGAATGA
- a CDS encoding GAF domain-containing protein — MESCKCNQFKILILDRQSELEALCCLLKQDYEVLIADSERVAQTVLQSETIAVLISNGVTSLNNRIADEVTKYPYLMWLVLTDDTDTPNLAEAVCTGKVFKCLPKSCLGEIPTAVRQAIDTHRILKLRTQALYSTLERQSRLNAITNTIRSALDSQQILQTIVNAVGQMLEVSYCILRPYQDNRALEKSFVYQAEDSAVCQGKRWTLEQTLWETRELQVIHDVSTNTRLQNAIAYQQANIASSLIVPLICQQELMAIMAIHQCCQPRQWQDDEIELVTIVADQAALALSQARAYDRISALAQREALINKITAAIRSSLDPQDIFAAITQQLGQALHVDGCALSLWTEEDEFVQCVGLYNRTEPASFLSPQQLPQSRSPIAGNPVLQLLLRTQQPVVINDLNQQPEMRGLDLPLSSPAARALLVVPLLADNTSIGSITLRSFYKPRHWQNEEIELAQAVAAQAAIAVQQSRLYQKSCALADRLLELDRQKTHFFQNISHEFRTPLTLMLAPLESAVNQKQDLPHEQAAIALRNSRRLLRLVNQLLDLQRLDAGRMQPSFRPCDLLEFVSQIVESFRPYCEKKELELITEFNPCPLVYLDTEKFDKVVYNLLSNAMKFTPPGGKITIRVETAGDHCLIQVEDTGIGIAKEQIPHLFKRFHQAEAAVNRSYEGSGLGLALAKELIELHAGQISVESVYEKGSKFTVWLPIGKGHLPLDQILEVPTQVQLRSAAVELADLEIVAAESTVKNDPRLKEERTPFLPHTLVPRRQQPASILVVDDNLDLRTYVATILTQQGGYQVYTARNGIEGLHLAYSVLPDLIITDLMMPHLSGLEMIWQIRNDEKLKGIPIVLLTAKTDEETRITGTESGADAYLAKPFNDRELLAEARNLLALKENERRVVELNTYLTESVLKRFLPPEMVKKAATGDLALDLRPEPRLITILFSDIVGFTQLANTLRSRRVAELLNEYLETMIRAVFDNGGTVDKFMGDALLAIFGAPEDMMPNEQVRRAIATARAMHHALSRLNQRWHDQGILGKNQSHLIQFRCGIHQGTAVVGMFGSTERADYTAIGPSVNIAARLQQAAAPGQILVSAAVADYLDDDEIIKFSPLELKGVDETVLTFSVRPKQPRDNTVSF; from the coding sequence ATGGAATCGTGCAAGTGCAATCAATTCAAAATTCTCATCTTGGATCGACAGTCAGAACTTGAGGCGTTGTGCTGTCTTCTGAAGCAAGACTATGAGGTGCTGATTGCAGATTCGGAAAGAGTCGCACAGACTGTCTTACAAAGCGAAACTATAGCAGTCTTGATATCCAATGGCGTGACTTCCTTAAACAATCGAATTGCCGACGAAGTCACAAAGTATCCTTATCTGATGTGGCTCGTTTTAACCGATGATACTGATACGCCAAACTTAGCAGAGGCAGTTTGTACGGGTAAAGTATTCAAATGCCTTCCTAAATCTTGCTTAGGAGAAATACCAACTGCTGTACGCCAAGCGATCGATACGCATCGCATTCTCAAATTACGAACGCAAGCACTGTATTCAACACTTGAGCGCCAGTCACGACTCAATGCAATTACGAACACAATTCGCAGCGCTTTAGACTCGCAGCAAATCTTACAAACGATTGTGAATGCAGTTGGTCAAATGCTGGAAGTTAGCTACTGTATTCTTCGTCCTTATCAAGATAATCGTGCTCTTGAAAAATCGTTTGTTTATCAAGCTGAGGATAGTGCTGTTTGTCAGGGAAAACGTTGGACTTTAGAACAAACTCTATGGGAAACGCGGGAATTGCAAGTTATCCATGATGTCAGTACTAACACGCGGCTGCAAAACGCGATCGCATACCAACAAGCCAATATTGCTTCTAGCTTAATTGTGCCGCTCATCTGCCAGCAAGAACTCATGGCAATCATGGCGATTCATCAATGTTGTCAGCCACGACAATGGCAAGACGACGAAATCGAGCTAGTGACCATCGTCGCAGACCAAGCCGCCCTAGCTTTATCGCAAGCCCGCGCCTACGATCGCATTTCAGCACTTGCGCAACGCGAAGCCCTCATTAACAAAATTACCGCCGCGATTCGTTCGAGTCTTGACCCGCAAGACATCTTTGCTGCAATTACGCAACAACTCGGGCAAGCTTTACACGTAGACGGCTGTGCTTTATCTTTATGGACTGAAGAAGACGAATTTGTCCAATGCGTTGGTTTATACAACCGCACCGAACCCGCATCTTTCTTAAGCCCGCAACAACTACCACAATCGCGATCGCCAATCGCTGGAAACCCTGTTTTACAACTTTTGCTCCGCACCCAACAACCTGTTGTCATCAACGATCTCAACCAACAACCAGAAATGCGCGGACTCGATTTACCGCTTTCCTCGCCAGCCGCGCGGGCTTTATTGGTTGTGCCCCTGCTTGCAGATAATACAAGTATCGGTAGTATTACCTTACGCTCATTTTACAAACCACGTCACTGGCAAAACGAAGAAATTGAACTAGCGCAAGCCGTAGCTGCGCAAGCCGCGATCGCGGTACAACAATCGCGACTTTATCAAAAAAGTTGTGCATTAGCCGATCGCTTACTCGAATTAGACCGGCAAAAAACGCACTTTTTTCAAAACATCTCGCACGAGTTTCGCACTCCCCTGACATTAATGCTCGCACCGCTCGAATCGGCGGTCAATCAAAAACAGGACTTACCCCACGAACAAGCGGCGATCGCTTTACGCAATTCTCGCCGTCTTTTGCGATTAGTCAATCAACTGCTCGATCTGCAACGGCTTGATGCTGGAAGAATGCAGCCGAGTTTTCGCCCTTGCGATTTACTCGAGTTTGTCAGTCAAATCGTTGAATCGTTTCGTCCCTATTGTGAAAAAAAAGAACTCGAACTAATTACTGAGTTCAATCCCTGTCCTTTAGTATATTTGGATACAGAAAAATTTGATAAAGTTGTATACAATCTTCTATCAAACGCAATGAAGTTTACTCCTCCTGGAGGTAAAATTACGATTCGCGTCGAAACCGCAGGAGATCACTGTTTAATCCAGGTTGAAGACACTGGAATTGGAATTGCCAAAGAACAAATTCCGCACTTATTCAAACGCTTCCATCAAGCCGAAGCTGCGGTCAACCGCTCGTATGAAGGAAGTGGCTTAGGACTTGCGCTAGCGAAAGAATTAATCGAACTACACGCCGGTCAAATTTCTGTAGAATCAGTCTACGAAAAAGGCAGTAAATTTACGGTCTGGCTCCCCATTGGCAAAGGACACTTGCCACTCGACCAAATTTTAGAAGTTCCGACGCAAGTTCAACTGCGAAGTGCGGCGGTAGAGTTAGCCGATTTAGAGATTGTCGCAGCAGAAAGCACAGTTAAAAACGATCCGCGTCTAAAAGAAGAGCGAACGCCGTTCCTTCCTCATACCCTAGTACCGCGTCGCCAGCAACCAGCCTCTATTCTGGTTGTTGATGACAATCTCGATTTGAGAACTTACGTTGCGACAATTTTGACACAACAAGGTGGTTACCAAGTTTATACGGCACGTAATGGTATTGAAGGATTGCATTTAGCCTACAGCGTTCTTCCCGATTTGATTATCACTGACTTAATGATGCCGCATCTATCGGGTTTAGAAATGATCTGGCAGATTCGCAACGACGAGAAACTTAAAGGAATCCCCATTGTTCTCCTCACCGCAAAAACTGACGAAGAAACTCGAATTACAGGAACCGAAAGCGGCGCAGATGCGTATCTAGCAAAACCCTTCAACGATCGCGAACTCCTTGCCGAAGCGCGCAACTTACTAGCGTTAAAAGAAAATGAGCGCCGCGTTGTAGAGTTAAATACTTACCTCACCGAGTCTGTACTCAAACGTTTTTTGCCACCAGAGATGGTAAAAAAAGCGGCAACAGGCGATCTAGCACTTGATTTACGCCCAGAACCGCGGTTAATTACGATTTTGTTTAGCGATATTGTCGGGTTTACGCAACTTGCGAACACACTGCGATCGCGCCGTGTCGCCGAGTTATTAAACGAATACCTAGAAACAATGATCCGCGCCGTATTTGATAACGGTGGCACTGTAGATAAATTTATGGGCGATGCACTGTTAGCTATCTTTGGCGCGCCCGAAGATATGATGCCCAACGAACAAGTCCGCCGCGCGATCGCCACCGCCCGCGCAATGCATCACGCTTTATCTCGACTCAACCAACGCTGGCACGATCAAGGAATTTTAGGGAAAAACCAAAGTCACCTAATTCAGTTTCGCTGCGGTATTCATCAAGGTACAGCAGTTGTCGGGATGTTTGGGAGTACGGAACGCGCTGATTACACAGCAATTGGTCCGAGTGTCAACATTGCGGCGCGATTGCAACAAGCCGCTGCACCTGGGCAAATTTTAGTTTCTGCTGCTGTCGCCGATTATTTAGATGATGATGAAATTATTAAATTTAGCCCCCTGGAACTTAAAGGCGTTGATGAAACGGTTTTAACATTCTCTGTGCGTCCAAAGCAGCCTAGGGACAATACTGTTTCGTTTTAA
- a CDS encoding DUF29 family protein, giving the protein MEELMTLKQLLHEGKVTEALELVEELEEMSKSDKLNKIFSYGIILLLHLIKQAVENRTTRSWELSIRNAIKQIQRTNQRHKAKGTYLTEDELIETLQDAYGLALEKAAIEALEGIYEKEELDKMVSREQIITRAMKLLKEE; this is encoded by the coding sequence ATGGAAGAATTAATGACACTTAAACAACTGCTTCACGAGGGCAAAGTGACTGAGGCTCTGGAGTTAGTTGAAGAACTTGAAGAAATGAGTAAATCTGATAAATTGAATAAAATCTTTAGCTATGGAATTATACTATTATTACATTTAATCAAGCAAGCGGTTGAAAATCGCACTACCCGTTCGTGGGAACTTTCAATTCGTAATGCTATTAAGCAGATTCAACGGACTAATCAGCGACACAAAGCAAAAGGAACTTACCTTACAGAAGACGAATTAATTGAAACATTACAGGATGCTTATGGACTGGCATTAGAAAAAGCTGCAATTGAAGCTCTTGAAGGGATATATGAAAAAGAGGAACTCGACAAAATGGTTAGTCGAGAACAAATAATAACAAGGGCAATGAAATTACTAAAAGAAGAGTGA